From a region of the Lactuca sativa cultivar Salinas chromosome 4, Lsat_Salinas_v11, whole genome shotgun sequence genome:
- the LOC111912905 gene encoding uncharacterized protein LOC111912905 isoform X2, with protein MNIPMWNIRLLDKPFNAKVAYDGNPTLFTIKLYHRDTFSVHELDAIMKGFRYGVPPVIYYHFLVPGGDFHFGLKPLGNDDDLRTFAQYVCDHKIMRVYTEHGETKLLTYFMNPKPVKKVTIVQMDEIDENDDNENHTAEVQEFPSPPRSSPVEVEVQPLHVEVHDRQKELIANDFMEAATEFDIGLYQKMLQSNADVMT; from the exons ATGAACATACCAATGTGGAATATAAGGCTCTTAGACAAACCGTTCAACGCAAAGGTGGCTTATG ATGGCAACCCAACATTATTTACCATCAAGCTATACCATAGAG ACACGTTTTCAGTTCATGAGTTGGATGCTATCATGAAAGGGTTCAGGTACGGTGTTCCTCCTGTGATTTACTATCACTTCCTTGTGCCTGGTGGAGACTTCCACTTTGGTCTTAAACCCTTAGGCAATGATGATGATTTACGAACTTTTGCCCAATATGTGTGTGATCACAAAATCATGAGGGTATATACTGAACATGGTGAGACAAAGTTACTTACCTACTTTATGAATCCTAAACCTGTTAAGAAGGTAACTATTGTACAAATGGATGAAATAGATGAAAATGATGACAATGAAAACCACACAGCTGAGGTACAAGAATTTCCAAGCCCACCTAGATCATCCCCTGTTGAGGTTGAGGTACAGCCATTACATGTCGAGGTTCATGATAGACAAAAAGAGCTTATTGCCAATGACTTTATGGAGGCAGCTACAGAATTTGATATTGGTTTGTATCAAAAGATGTTACAATCAAATGCAGATGTTATGACATGA
- the LOC111912905 gene encoding uncharacterized protein LOC111912905 isoform X1: MNIPMWNIRLLDKPFNAKVAYDGNPTLFTIKLYHRGEFTKFPDVQYIDGSVNYVDMVDIDTFSVHELDAIMKGFRYGVPPVIYYHFLVPGGDFHFGLKPLGNDDDLRTFAQYVCDHKIMRVYTEHGETKLLTYFMNPKPVKKVTIVQMDEIDENDDNENHTAEVQEFPSPPRSSPVEVEVQPLHVEVHDRQKELIANDFMEAATEFDIGLYQKMLQSNADVMT; the protein is encoded by the exons ATGAACATACCAATGTGGAATATAAGGCTCTTAGACAAACCGTTCAACGCAAAGGTGGCTTATG ATGGCAACCCAACATTATTTACCATCAAGCTATACCATAGAGGTGAGTTCACCAAGTTTCCTGATGTTCAATACATTGACGGAAGTGTGAACTATGTTGACATGGTGGATATAGACACGTTTTCAGTTCATGAGTTGGATGCTATCATGAAAGGGTTCAGGTACGGTGTTCCTCCTGTGATTTACTATCACTTCCTTGTGCCTGGTGGAGACTTCCACTTTGGTCTTAAACCCTTAGGCAATGATGATGATTTACGAACTTTTGCCCAATATGTGTGTGATCACAAAATCATGAGGGTATATACTGAACATGGTGAGACAAAGTTACTTACCTACTTTATGAATCCTAAACCTGTTAAGAAGGTAACTATTGTACAAATGGATGAAATAGATGAAAATGATGACAATGAAAACCACACAGCTGAGGTACAAGAATTTCCAAGCCCACCTAGATCATCCCCTGTTGAGGTTGAGGTACAGCCATTACATGTCGAGGTTCATGATAGACAAAAAGAGCTTATTGCCAATGACTTTATGGAGGCAGCTACAGAATTTGATATTGGTTTGTATCAAAAGATGTTACAATCAAATGCAGATGTTATGACATGA
- the LOC111912904 gene encoding uncharacterized protein LOC111912904 translates to MTTEEGSSEVANVPPVVEEKGRKSRKRDQSIDALASLENKLTRTEINVGEILEWKDIVNQFVAEISDTSDGLKETIGVIKEEVLGCINTVRNEFREKVATLEAEVNLCKAEIAGGASTKMTSHADAPKPLKYGGKRDPKLLEEFFWSVECYFNAIGVKDNKPKIDTAVLYLCENAALWWRRKHNDIEKGLYTIETWDEFKRQLKKQFCPHNAEDIAMKKRRGLKHVGSIKDYVAEFTALMLELPELQEKDKLFYFQDGLQSWAYNELKRRNVQDIDEAIVVAEDLMDFRRDALIRRTSGGDKAAPRPSPRDDRPAVKPSTFKGKAIEGGTRKEVKCYLCDGPHLIRDCPKKKSFNAMVFEDENEERDKQQLSSMRLLNSVAKEETKPKKGGGLMFVKTKINGETTKSLVDTGASYNFLAENEAKKRNIQYTKEIGWLKAVNSPSKPILGVAHNVPIEIGGWTGTIDLTVVPMDDYCIVLGMEFLDEAWPFSFEDQTMRLTKGSSIHIVPLERSKENSHIISAMQLSKGLRRGEVTFLAILKEEVDFPEMEVPNKIKKVLEEFKEVMPPKLPKKLPPRREVDHEIELEPGARPPALRPDRMAPPELEELRKQLKELLDAGFIRPSKAPFGAPVLFQRKQDGSLRMCIDYRALNKVTVKNKYPIPLVSDLFDRLTNARWFTKLDLRSGYWQVRIAVGDEPKTTCVTRYGTFEFFRA, encoded by the coding sequence ATGACTACGGAAGAAGGAAGTAGTGAAGTCGCAAATGTGCCCCCTGTCGTCGAAGAGAAAGGAAGAAAGTCTAGGAAGAGGGACCAATCGATAGATGCCTTGGCAAGCTTAGAGAACAAGCTTACAAGGACAGAGATTAACGTCGGTGAGATCCTTGAATGGAAGGATATCGTCAATCAGTTCGTTGCCGAGATAAGTGACACGAGCGATGGATTGAAGGAGACCATCGGTGTCATCAAGGAAGAAGTCCTTGGATGTATTAACACCGTGCGGAATGAGTTCCGTGAGAAGGTAGCTACTCTAGAAGCCGAAGTAAATTTGTGCAAAGCCGAAATTGCTGGAGGAGCAAGTACAAAGATGACATCACATGCCGATGCACCTAAACCCCTGAAGTACGGAGGTAAGCGTGACCCTAAACTTCTTGAAGAATTTTTCTGGTCCGTAGAATGTTATTTCAATGCAATCGGGGTAAAGGACAATAAGCCCAAAATAGACACGGCTGTCCTATACCTATGTGAGAACGCCGCCCTATGGTGGAGGCGGAAGCATAACGATATAGAAAAAGGGTTGTACACCATAGAGACCTGGGATGAGTTCAAAAGGCAACTCAAGAAGCAGTTTTGTCCCCATAACGCCGAAGATATAGCAATGAAGAAACGTCGAGGGCTGAAACACGTTGGGTCAATTAAAGATTATGTGGCAGAATTTACTGCGTTAATGCTGGAGTTGCCTGAATTACAAGAAAAAGACAAGTTATTTTATTTCCAAGATGGACTACAATCTTGGGCCTATAACGAACTCAAGCGAAGGAATGTCCAAGATATTGATGAAGCTATTGTTGTAGCGGAAGACCTTATGGACTTCCGAAGAGATGCATTGATTAGAAGGACTAGTGGAGGAGATAAAGCTGCACCAAGGCCGTCACCAAGGGACGATAGACCTGCTGTCAAACCCTCAACTTTCAAAGGAAAGGCGATCGAAGGAGGGACTCGTAAGGAGGTGAAGTGTTATTTATGTGACGGTCCCCATCTAATAAGAGATTGTCCCAAGAAGAAAAGTTTCAACGCCATGGTCTTTGAAGATGAAAATGAAGAAAGGGACAAACAACAATTAAGCTCGATGCGTCTACTCAACTCGGTGGCTAAGGAAGAGACAAAACCAAAGAAGGGAGGAGGTCTCATGTTCGTGAAGACTAAAATAAATGGAGAGACAACTAAATCCCTAGTCGATACAGGTGCGTCTTATAACTTTCTTGCCGAAAATGAAGCCAAGAAAAGGAATATTCAATACACCAAGGAGATAGGTTGGCTGAAAGCAGTAAATTCCCCATCCAAACCCATCCTTGGTGTCGCCCACAATGTGCCCATCGAGATTGGAGGATGGACAGGAACCATAGACTTAACAGTAGTCCCTATGGATGATTACTGCATAGTGCTTGGGATGGAATTCCTAGACGAAGCCTGGCCTTTTTCATTTGAAGATCAAACCATGCGCCTCACCAAGGGATCCTCAATTCACATTGTTCCCTTAGAAAGAAGCAAGGAGAATTCCCATATCATTTCAGCCATGCAACTTAGCAAAGGCCTTCGAAGGGGCGAGGTGACATTCCTAGCCATATTAAAAGAAGAAGTCGATTTTCCGGAAATGGAGGTACCGAACAAAATCAAGAAGGTACTTGAGGAATTTAAAGAGGTAATGCCACCGAAATTACCCAAGAAACTACCACCACGAAGAGAGGTAGATCATGAGATAGAATTAGAACCAGGAGCAAGGCCACCAGCATTGAGACCGGACCGAATGGCACCACCGGAATTAGAAGAGCTAAGAAAACAGTTGAAGGAGTTACTAGACGCTGGCTTCATCAGACCTTCCAAAGCTCCGTTTGGCGCCCCAGTATTGTTCCAAAGGAAACAGGATGGTAGTCTAAGAATGTGTATTGACTATCGAGCCTTGAATAAGGTAACCGTGAAGAACAAGTACCCAATCCCCTTAGTCTCCGATCTCTTCGATCGACTCACAAATGCTCGATGGTTCACAAAGTTAGATCTACGATCGGGGTATTGGCAAGTTCGCATAGCAGTGGGAGACGAGCCAAAGACAACATGTGTGACCAGGTATGGAACGTTTGAGTTTTTCAGAGCGTGA
- the LOC111912905 gene encoding uncharacterized protein LOC111912905 isoform X3, whose translation MNIPMWNIRLLDKPFNAKVAYDGNPTLFTIKLYHRGEFTKFPDVQYIDGSVNYVDMVDIDTFSVHELDAIMKGFRYGVPPVIYYHFLVPGGDFHFGLKPLGNDDDLRTFAQYVCDHKIMRVYTEHDENDDNENHTAEVQEFPSPPRSSPVEVEVQPLHVEVHDRQKELIANDFMEAATEFDIGLYQKMLQSNADVMT comes from the exons ATGAACATACCAATGTGGAATATAAGGCTCTTAGACAAACCGTTCAACGCAAAGGTGGCTTATG ATGGCAACCCAACATTATTTACCATCAAGCTATACCATAGAGGTGAGTTCACCAAGTTTCCTGATGTTCAATACATTGACGGAAGTGTGAACTATGTTGACATGGTGGATATAGACACGTTTTCAGTTCATGAGTTGGATGCTATCATGAAAGGGTTCAGGTACGGTGTTCCTCCTGTGATTTACTATCACTTCCTTGTGCCTGGTGGAGACTTCCACTTTGGTCTTAAACCCTTAGGCAATGATGATGATTTACGAACTTTTGCCCAATATGTGTGTGATCACAAAATCATGAGGGTATATACTGAACATG ATGAAAATGATGACAATGAAAACCACACAGCTGAGGTACAAGAATTTCCAAGCCCACCTAGATCATCCCCTGTTGAGGTTGAGGTACAGCCATTACATGTCGAGGTTCATGATAGACAAAAAGAGCTTATTGCCAATGACTTTATGGAGGCAGCTACAGAATTTGATATTGGTTTGTATCAAAAGATGTTACAATCAAATGCAGATGTTATGACATGA